Proteins found in one Sulfuricurvum sp. genomic segment:
- the serS gene encoding serine--tRNA ligase — translation MIDVKLLQKNFDETAAALMRKKVDASVINELKIANETLKTAKLAYETLQAKQNELSRLFGQYKKEGKSTDELKIEVDTNKATLNDLLDTQRAAEEALDAIIMRVPNIPDADVPDGEDENDNIEIRKVLTPPTFTFTPKEHWELAEQNNWIDFERGVKLAKSRFSVVGGMGARLERALINFMLDFNRERGFEEYSVPMLVNRRALEGTGQLPKFEEDLFKVEEEELYLIPTAEVPLTNLFQDEILNGADLPIKMTGYTSCFRKEAGSGGRDVRGMIRQHQFHKVELVSITRADQSDAVFDEMVACASDLLAALGLPHRLVTLCTGDLGFGAARTVDLEVWLPGQNTYREISSVSNTRDFQARRAKIRYKEEGKNILAHTLNGSSLAVGRTMIAIMENFQQEDGSIVIPAVLQKYL, via the coding sequence ATGATCGATGTAAAACTTCTCCAGAAAAATTTTGACGAAACCGCCGCTGCTCTTATGCGTAAAAAAGTGGACGCATCCGTAATCAACGAACTTAAAATCGCCAACGAAACCCTTAAAACCGCCAAACTCGCTTACGAGACATTACAAGCCAAACAAAACGAACTCAGCCGCCTGTTCGGGCAATACAAAAAAGAGGGGAAAAGTACCGACGAGCTGAAAATCGAAGTCGATACCAACAAAGCAACTCTAAATGATCTCCTCGACACTCAACGTGCCGCTGAAGAGGCTCTCGATGCGATCATTATGCGTGTCCCAAACATCCCCGATGCCGATGTACCCGACGGCGAAGATGAAAACGACAATATCGAAATCCGCAAAGTCCTCACTCCTCCGACATTTACCTTTACTCCGAAAGAACACTGGGAACTTGCCGAGCAAAACAACTGGATCGATTTTGAGCGGGGTGTCAAACTCGCGAAAAGCCGTTTCAGCGTTGTCGGCGGGATGGGTGCTCGATTGGAACGGGCCCTCATCAATTTTATGCTCGATTTTAACCGTGAGCGCGGTTTTGAAGAGTACAGCGTTCCGATGCTCGTAAACCGTCGTGCCTTAGAGGGGACGGGACAGCTTCCGAAGTTTGAAGAAGATCTGTTCAAAGTCGAAGAAGAAGAACTCTATTTGATCCCTACTGCCGAAGTTCCCCTCACGAACCTCTTCCAAGATGAGATTCTAAACGGTGCCGATCTTCCGATCAAAATGACCGGATACACCTCATGTTTCCGTAAAGAGGCGGGAAGCGGCGGACGTGATGTGCGCGGTATGATCCGTCAGCATCAGTTTCACAAAGTCGAACTCGTCTCCATCACCCGTGCCGACCAAAGCGACGCGGTATTTGACGAGATGGTTGCATGTGCATCCGATCTCCTGGCGGCACTCGGCCTTCCTCACCGTCTTGTCACTCTCTGCACGGGTGATTTAGGATTCGGTGCAGCGCGCACGGTCGATCTCGAAGTATGGTTGCCGGGACAAAATACCTATCGTGAAATCAGCTCTGTATCCAATACAAGAGACTTCCAAGCCCGCCGTGCAAAAATCCGTTACAAAGAAGAGGGTAAAAATATCCTCGCCCATACCCTAAACGGTTCAAGTTTAGCGGTCGGTCGGACGATGATAGCTATTATGGAAAATTTCCAGCAAGAAGACGGTAGCATCGTCATTCCTGCCGTATTGCAAAAATACCTCTAA
- a CDS encoding tetratricopeptide repeat protein has protein sequence MAEEQEEIIIIEESDAAGVEKTADDTSEPSSEKPSILKNKRLIIIIASVFALILFAGGGTWLFFFLHGKSKEKHPEEPITVERPQKPKEAIIEPSELENMIQRANYLYANGNPTEALKLYEKIALYSEAISQYNLGVVQLKEGEYEGALENFKRSIANNENQCVSAINAAVCCLYLGRENDFNTYIEQAQSFLPQESDAPMYSYYYTLINYYKGRYLEALSALKHPTTTEYQETQNKLRAKINAMFGSYNDAIATLENPFQEEDSFSLGLMYANIGKLDLAKKYLNDAIIQNKQPIQEQLALAFINLKSGAQEDAANLIKQTTDAYPDQVYTPYPVRVFLKPSLFNPDAIQHLYRDKKSNSHLKTFQTVFYFAPYKIYNPDQTINYIRKGNANIYIDDIQSAKEYLQKSTRASSVDYGIALAVQKALKFRLRDANQQLLELLKTNPQHSILHYNLGLTYAQLGDFTDAYDHFLRAYHLDAHNYMAGIFAIMSSDIIGKTNPKLISILQDNLSQEPATEEFQLYRTLNDIAQNNFPSAGKWLENTYKERSLYIALKLIIASELGKYDMVRASSERLVKLQPNDIFPHMIYIDTHFEDQKTKAYASSAINYLKKQTFHYDDLDFGPQITRDRAILIVMMTGQLTPFIQRLENRLQTTTDHTVDILGALAQSYFYNQDFEKSYTLYNQLIDENKIRDEHTLFMGACASIGAEHYENAIALLELSKLKNPSFPESRYALGLLYLQIRNNPGAVSQFAKMGNTGFVSRYFDFGIDTNKLVNEPKKYHPL, from the coding sequence ATGGCTGAAGAGCAAGAAGAGATAATCATCATTGAAGAATCGGATGCTGCCGGTGTCGAAAAAACGGCAGATGACACTTCTGAACCTTCTAGCGAAAAGCCAAGTATTCTAAAAAATAAACGGCTGATTATTATTATAGCCTCTGTTTTCGCTCTGATTTTATTCGCAGGCGGAGGAACATGGCTCTTTTTCTTCCTGCATGGCAAGTCAAAAGAAAAACACCCTGAAGAACCTATAACCGTCGAACGCCCTCAAAAACCGAAAGAAGCGATAATAGAGCCGAGTGAACTCGAAAATATGATTCAACGTGCCAACTATCTCTATGCGAACGGCAATCCGACCGAGGCACTGAAACTCTATGAAAAGATCGCCCTCTATTCCGAAGCGATATCGCAATACAATCTAGGTGTCGTTCAGCTCAAAGAGGGTGAATACGAAGGGGCATTGGAAAACTTTAAACGTTCTATCGCCAACAATGAAAACCAGTGTGTCAGTGCTATCAATGCCGCAGTTTGCTGTTTGTATCTCGGACGTGAAAACGATTTTAACACCTATATCGAACAAGCGCAGAGCTTTCTCCCTCAAGAGAGTGACGCTCCCATGTATTCGTATTATTACACCCTTATCAACTATTACAAAGGGCGTTATCTCGAAGCGCTCAGTGCCCTCAAACACCCGACGACCACAGAGTATCAGGAAACACAAAATAAACTCCGGGCAAAGATCAATGCGATGTTCGGAAGCTACAACGATGCAATCGCTACATTGGAAAACCCATTCCAAGAAGAAGATTCGTTCTCTCTTGGCTTAATGTATGCCAACATCGGTAAGTTGGATTTAGCGAAGAAATATCTTAATGATGCCATTATCCAAAACAAACAACCGATACAGGAACAACTCGCTTTAGCGTTTATCAACCTTAAATCCGGTGCGCAGGAAGATGCCGCAAATCTGATCAAACAAACTACGGATGCGTATCCGGATCAAGTCTATACTCCCTATCCGGTTCGGGTGTTTCTTAAACCTTCACTTTTTAACCCGGATGCCATTCAACACCTCTACCGGGATAAAAAAAGCAATAGCCATCTAAAAACCTTTCAAACGGTCTTTTATTTTGCACCGTACAAAATTTACAATCCAGATCAAACGATCAACTATATCCGCAAAGGAAATGCCAATATCTATATCGACGATATCCAAAGTGCTAAAGAGTATCTCCAAAAAAGTACTCGTGCTTCCAGCGTTGATTACGGAATCGCTTTGGCTGTCCAAAAAGCGCTTAAATTTCGTTTGAGGGATGCAAACCAACAACTGTTGGAGCTTCTCAAAACCAATCCTCAGCACTCAATATTGCATTATAATTTAGGACTTACCTATGCTCAATTGGGTGATTTCACCGATGCATATGACCATTTTTTACGTGCTTACCACCTCGATGCCCATAATTATATGGCAGGAATTTTTGCCATTATGAGTTCTGATATCATCGGTAAAACCAATCCAAAACTGATCTCAATTTTGCAAGACAATCTCTCCCAAGAGCCTGCTACGGAAGAGTTTCAGCTCTATCGCACTTTGAATGATATCGCGCAAAATAATTTCCCGAGTGCCGGAAAATGGCTGGAAAATACCTATAAAGAACGGTCCCTTTATATTGCTCTTAAACTCATTATCGCATCCGAATTAGGAAAATACGATATGGTACGCGCAAGTTCCGAAAGACTCGTCAAACTCCAACCAAACGATATTTTTCCCCATATGATCTATATTGACACCCACTTCGAAGATCAAAAAACCAAAGCGTACGCTTCCTCCGCCATCAATTATCTCAAAAAGCAAACATTTCACTATGATGATCTGGACTTCGGACCGCAGATCACCCGTGACCGTGCAATCTTAATTGTAATGATGACGGGACAACTGACCCCATTTATCCAACGGTTAGAGAATCGGCTTCAAACCACAACAGATCATACCGTGGATATTTTGGGGGCACTCGCCCAATCGTATTTTTATAATCAAGATTTCGAAAAATCCTATACGCTTTACAATCAGTTGATAGACGAGAATAAAATACGCGATGAGCATACATTGTTTATGGGAGCCTGTGCTTCAATCGGTGCAGAACACTATGAAAATGCTATTGCCCTCTTAGAACTCTCAAAACTCAAAAATCCGAGTTTTCCGGAAAGCCGGTATGCTCTTGGATTACTCTATTTGCAAATCCGCAACAATCCGGGTGCCGTTTCCCAATTTGCCAAAATGGGGAACACGGGCTTTGTTTCACGCTATTTCGATTTTGGAATCGATACGAACAAGCTCGTCAATGAACCGAAAAAATATCACCCTCTGTGA
- a CDS encoding chemotaxis response regulator CheY — protein MKLLVVDDSSTMRRIIKNTLSRLGYEDVLEGEDGLQGWTVLNENPDIGMLITDWNMPEMNGLELVKKVRADARFSDLPIIMVTTEGGKAEVITALKAGVNNYIVKPFTPQVLKEKLAAVLGTEG, from the coding sequence TTGAAATTATTGGTTGTAGATGATAGTTCGACAATGCGCCGTATTATCAAAAATACACTCTCCCGTCTTGGATATGAAGATGTTTTGGAAGGTGAAGACGGGCTTCAGGGATGGACGGTTCTAAATGAGAATCCGGATATCGGAATGTTGATTACCGACTGGAACATGCCGGAAATGAACGGTTTGGAATTGGTCAAAAAAGTACGTGCTGATGCCCGTTTCAGCGATCTTCCGATTATTATGGTAACGACTGAGGGGGGAAAAGCGGAAGTTATTACGGCCCTTAAAGCGGGGGTTAATAACTATATCGTTAAACCTTTTACACCTCAGGTCTTAAAAGAAAAACTAGCCGCTGTCCTTGGTACTGAGGGTTAA
- a CDS encoding methylenetetrahydrofolate reductase — translation MFESFIHKLRHGTYITLETTPSRSAQFTPTIEKIAALGLDKLVDGFSTTDNPLAKLKYNALFAAMKLQDRFGLPTLATMSMRDRNRIALQSDLLGANESGVRAILALTGDSAHYSDQPHAKGVFEGNSKFLLDIIATLNNGTDLAEQKLIAPVQEIFPFAVIDAYSKSAATLQKKMSKKVAHGAIAIISQPVYDLENAKKLLEMMENANSENNGNCVLVLGYFPITKLRTARFLDENVPGIFVPTTWVEALEAASLIGPEEEYRVGFELSKNLFEELKALHPKIHIMTANQFELAKAILS, via the coding sequence TTGTTCGAATCATTTATCCATAAACTCCGTCACGGAACCTATATTACCCTTGAGACCACGCCGTCGCGCTCGGCACAGTTTACCCCTACTATTGAGAAAATCGCCGCTTTAGGTCTGGACAAACTGGTAGACGGATTCAGTACGACAGACAATCCGCTCGCCAAACTCAAATACAACGCCCTCTTTGCCGCAATGAAACTTCAAGATCGTTTTGGGCTCCCGACGTTAGCGACGATGAGCATGCGCGACCGTAACCGTATTGCACTCCAGTCCGACCTTCTCGGAGCGAACGAATCGGGTGTCCGTGCCATCCTCGCCCTCACGGGTGATAGCGCCCATTATTCCGATCAGCCACATGCCAAAGGGGTATTTGAGGGGAACAGTAAATTCCTCCTCGATATCATTGCTACACTAAACAACGGAACCGATTTAGCAGAACAAAAGCTCATAGCCCCCGTCCAAGAGATTTTCCCCTTCGCCGTTATCGATGCCTATTCCAAAAGTGCCGCAACATTGCAAAAAAAGATGTCGAAAAAAGTAGCCCATGGAGCTATTGCAATCATCTCCCAACCCGTATATGATCTCGAAAATGCAAAAAAACTGTTAGAGATGATGGAAAATGCTAACAGCGAAAACAATGGCAATTGCGTACTTGTTTTAGGCTATTTCCCGATTACAAAACTCCGTACTGCCCGCTTTTTGGATGAAAACGTTCCGGGAATTTTTGTACCAACCACATGGGTAGAAGCACTCGAAGCCGCATCGCTGATCGGTCCGGAAGAAGAGTACCGTGTCGGATTTGAACTCAGTAAAAACCTTTTCGAAGAACTCAAAGCGCTCCATCCGAAAATCCACATCATGACTGCCAATCAGTTTGAGTTAGCCAAGGCGATTTTGAGCTAA
- a CDS encoding phosphatidylserine decarboxylase, which produces MSVQHDTFILSKRGWLLSGVIGALFLFFMMTGLHLFEFVTGALLLAVLVIFRNPERNTSATEPDGIISSVDGVVLSVEETLIDSQKMIKVTIMNSLWDVSMLRAPFDGVVEGFKIRHGASLPLYNPLSDTLNEKAVISFRSHKGDEIFIEHLSEQSCFPIGIELEKSQKLKEGSRYGFLAKGRSILYLPETARVSVNAGITVRAGESVIGYLNAA; this is translated from the coding sequence ATGAGCGTTCAACATGATACCTTTATCCTTTCAAAACGGGGATGGCTACTATCCGGTGTAATCGGAGCGCTCTTTTTGTTTTTTATGATGACAGGTTTGCATCTTTTTGAATTTGTCACGGGTGCATTGCTGTTGGCCGTGTTGGTTATTTTCCGGAACCCGGAACGCAATACGTCGGCAACAGAACCCGATGGAATTATCAGCAGTGTTGACGGTGTCGTCCTTTCGGTTGAAGAGACGCTGATAGACAGCCAAAAAATGATCAAAGTGACAATCATGAATTCGCTCTGGGATGTCTCGATGCTTCGTGCCCCGTTTGACGGAGTTGTTGAAGGGTTTAAAATCCGTCACGGCGCTTCATTGCCGCTTTATAATCCTTTATCGGATACGCTTAATGAAAAAGCGGTTATCTCATTCCGATCTCACAAAGGTGATGAAATTTTTATCGAACATCTGAGTGAGCAAAGTTGCTTTCCGATCGGGATTGAATTGGAAAAAAGCCAAAAGCTCAAAGAGGGGAGCCGTTATGGCTTTTTAGCCAAAGGACGCAGTATTTTGTACCTCCCTGAAACAGCTCGTGTATCGGTAAATGCCGGTATCACTGTCCGTGCAGGTGAAAGTGTTATCGGATATCTGAACGCAGCATAA
- the pssA gene encoding CDP-diacylglycerol--serine O-phosphatidyltransferase → MRQSPPPIAYILPNMFTAASIFTGFYAIALALTHEFSSAAWFIFLALIFDGLDGRVARMTNTASHFGVEFDSLADIVAFGVAPAFILYLYVGDMYGRLGIVVSALFIIFGAVRLARFNVTTSRIEPSVFIGLPIPTAAIMISIAILLLEHYPYYHHYKVFILPFAVVLSVLMVSNIRYPSFKKINFNTFHFMRFLISLIVIALGVFIYPIEGMAILAVGYLLYGPLRAAFYLLRRLIGHRG, encoded by the coding sequence ATGCGCCAATCTCCTCCTCCTATTGCGTATATCCTCCCCAATATGTTTACCGCTGCTTCCATTTTTACCGGTTTTTATGCGATTGCTTTAGCTCTGACGCATGAATTCAGCTCTGCGGCATGGTTTATATTTTTAGCATTGATATTTGACGGTTTGGACGGACGTGTTGCACGCATGACAAATACGGCAAGCCATTTCGGTGTTGAGTTCGATTCGTTGGCGGATATTGTAGCCTTCGGCGTTGCCCCGGCATTTATTTTGTATTTATATGTTGGGGATATGTACGGACGACTTGGAATCGTTGTTAGTGCTCTTTTTATTATCTTCGGTGCAGTCCGTCTTGCCCGTTTTAATGTGACTACATCCCGGATAGAACCGAGTGTATTTATCGGACTTCCAATCCCCACAGCAGCTATTATGATCTCGATCGCTATCTTACTTTTGGAACATTATCCTTATTATCATCACTATAAGGTTTTTATCCTCCCTTTTGCCGTCGTACTGTCGGTTTTAATGGTCAGTAACATCCGCTATCCGAGCTTCAAAAAGATCAATTTTAATACATTTCATTTTATGCGTTTTTTAATCAGTTTGATCGTTATCGCGTTGGGGGTATTTATTTATCCGATTGAAGGGATGGCTATCTTGGCGGTAGGATACCTGCTTTACGGGCCGTTACGCGCCGCATTTTATCTCCTACGCCGCTTAATCGGTCACAGAGGGTGA
- the ftsH gene encoding ATP-dependent zinc metalloprotease FtsH, with translation MSQPESNPTPDKNGNFFNKNPLITFAIFSIVVIILFKAVIGDENELAGKINGQNVTRTQEISYADLKKLIQNKEVEKVSIGQTYIRAIGNTTNGKVAYTTRIVGPDATLIPLLDEKKINYTGFSESNWFTEMFGWLFPFLIIIAIWMFFAGRMQKSMGGGILGMGSSKKLVNSEKPKTKFDDVAGVQEAKEEVLEIVDFLKFPDRYVELGAKIPKGVLLVGSPGTGKTLLAKAVAGEAEVPFFSVSGSSFIEMFVGVGAARVRDLFEQAKKDAPSIIFIDEIDAIGKSRAAGGVMGGNDEREQTLNQLLAEMDGFGTDTPIIILAATNRPEILDPALLRPGRFDRQVLVDKPDFQGRIDILNVHIKGVKRDNDTDVEEIARLTAGLAGADLANIINEAALLAGRKSQKTVKQTDLREAVERAIAGLSKKSRRIDEKEKRIVAYHESGHALIAETTKGAKKVSKVSIVPRGLAALGYTLNTPEENKYLMQRHELWAEVDVLLGGRAAEEVFIGEISTGAANDLERSTDIIKSMVQMYGMSDVAGLMVLEKQRNSFLGGGMSQGREYSDKMAEDMDTFIKESLQARYVDVKGRLEEYREAIEKIVGLLYEKENISGDQVREIIETFENENNIETKLEPRKETPSSRTIIIDE, from the coding sequence ATGAGTCAACCTGAGTCCAATCCGACCCCGGACAAAAACGGTAATTTTTTTAATAAAAACCCCCTAATCACTTTTGCGATTTTTTCAATCGTCGTTATCATTCTGTTTAAAGCGGTAATCGGTGATGAAAATGAACTGGCCGGAAAAATAAACGGTCAAAATGTAACCCGCACCCAAGAGATCAGCTATGCCGATCTGAAAAAATTGATTCAGAACAAAGAGGTTGAAAAAGTCTCTATCGGGCAAACCTATATTCGGGCAATCGGGAATACAACGAACGGAAAAGTAGCTTATACGACCCGTATTGTGGGACCGGACGCGACACTTATCCCTTTGTTGGATGAGAAAAAAATCAATTATACGGGATTTAGCGAAAGCAACTGGTTTACCGAGATGTTCGGATGGCTTTTCCCGTTCTTGATTATTATCGCAATTTGGATGTTTTTTGCAGGTAGAATGCAAAAAAGTATGGGAGGAGGTATTTTGGGGATGGGCAGTTCAAAAAAACTGGTCAATTCCGAAAAGCCGAAAACAAAATTTGATGATGTCGCGGGTGTTCAGGAAGCGAAAGAAGAGGTTTTGGAGATCGTAGATTTCCTGAAATTCCCGGATCGCTACGTTGAACTGGGTGCCAAAATCCCAAAAGGGGTATTGCTTGTCGGTAGTCCCGGAACCGGTAAAACACTTCTTGCCAAAGCGGTAGCGGGAGAGGCGGAAGTTCCGTTCTTCTCGGTTTCCGGTTCGAGTTTTATCGAGATGTTTGTCGGTGTCGGTGCCGCACGTGTCCGTGATCTGTTTGAACAGGCAAAAAAAGATGCTCCGTCCATTATCTTTATCGATGAGATCGATGCGATCGGTAAAAGCCGTGCCGCAGGCGGTGTCATGGGCGGTAATGACGAACGTGAACAAACCCTTAATCAGCTCCTTGCAGAGATGGACGGTTTCGGTACCGATACTCCGATCATTATTTTGGCAGCGACCAATCGACCTGAAATTTTGGATCCGGCATTGCTCCGTCCCGGACGTTTTGACCGACAAGTTTTGGTGGACAAACCGGATTTCCAAGGGCGTATCGATATTCTAAACGTTCATATCAAAGGGGTTAAGCGGGATAATGATACGGATGTGGAAGAGATTGCACGTCTCACAGCCGGACTCGCCGGTGCGGATCTTGCTAACATTATCAATGAAGCGGCACTTTTAGCGGGGCGTAAAAGCCAAAAAACGGTTAAACAAACCGATTTGCGCGAAGCGGTAGAACGTGCGATTGCCGGGCTCTCTAAAAAGAGCCGACGTATCGATGAAAAAGAGAAGCGGATTGTCGCGTATCATGAGAGCGGACATGCACTGATAGCAGAGACGACCAAAGGGGCTAAAAAAGTTTCTAAAGTCTCTATCGTTCCACGCGGTTTGGCAGCACTTGGATATACCCTTAACACTCCCGAAGAGAATAAATATCTGATGCAGCGTCATGAACTGTGGGCAGAAGTAGACGTGTTATTGGGTGGTCGTGCGGCAGAAGAGGTCTTTATCGGTGAAATCTCTACCGGAGCGGCTAACGATTTGGAACGTTCTACCGACATTATTAAATCGATGGTACAAATGTACGGTATGAGCGATGTAGCCGGTCTTATGGTCCTTGAAAAACAGCGTAACTCCTTTTTGGGCGGCGGTATGAGTCAGGGACGTGAATACAGCGATAAAATGGCTGAAGACATGGATACCTTTATTAAAGAGTCCCTCCAAGCACGCTATGTGGATGTCAAAGGGCGTTTAGAAGAGTATCGTGAAGCGATTGAAAAAATTGTGGGACTTCTCTACGAGAAAGAGAATATTTCCGGAGATCAGGTACGAGAAATCATTGAGACATTTGAAAATGAAAATAATATCGAAACAAAACTCGAACCGCGTAAAGAGACACCTTCGAGTAGAACAATAATTATCGACGAATAA
- a CDS encoding 50S ribosomal protein L11 methyltransferase: MQDYYYMLVVKPSSHLELFSDFLVDILPVGFEEIDDGFIIRSEEDLETVSWGIEQFAEALQRALGAVVDVELTLTKEKNDDWIAQYQQGVTPVQIDPFYIHPTWEAPKEGMLNIAIDPALAFGTGHHPTTASCLRAVAKYVKAGNEVMDVGCGSGILAIAAIKQGAVVDACDTDPLSVENAIVNAEQNHISYRRLWEGPVQESTEFYDVIIANIVADVLVFIASDLKKRLRDGGILILSGIMDKYEDKVLRAYKTFELTERFVENEWVTLVVTKKGNE, encoded by the coding sequence ATGCAAGATTATTATTATATGTTGGTGGTCAAACCATCATCGCATTTAGAGTTATTTAGCGATTTTTTGGTCGATATTCTCCCTGTCGGGTTTGAAGAGATTGATGACGGATTTATCATCCGAAGTGAAGAAGACCTCGAAACGGTTTCATGGGGAATTGAGCAATTTGCCGAAGCATTGCAACGGGCATTAGGAGCAGTGGTTGATGTTGAACTCACCCTTACCAAAGAAAAGAATGACGACTGGATTGCACAGTATCAGCAAGGTGTCACTCCGGTACAAATCGATCCTTTTTATATCCATCCTACCTGGGAAGCTCCGAAAGAAGGGATGCTGAACATCGCTATCGATCCTGCTTTGGCTTTTGGGACGGGGCATCATCCTACTACGGCTTCTTGTCTCCGTGCCGTTGCCAAATACGTTAAAGCAGGCAATGAAGTCATGGATGTCGGATGCGGCAGCGGAATCTTGGCCATTGCGGCGATTAAACAAGGGGCTGTTGTCGATGCCTGTGATACGGACCCCCTTTCGGTCGAAAATGCGATTGTCAATGCGGAACAAAATCATATTTCATATCGCCGATTGTGGGAAGGCCCTGTTCAGGAGAGCACAGAGTTCTACGATGTTATCATCGCCAATATTGTTGCCGATGTTTTAGTGTTCATCGCGAGCGATCTTAAAAAACGGTTACGTGACGGTGGCATTTTAATCCTCTCAGGGATTATGGACAAATATGAAGATAAAGTTTTGCGCGCATATAAAACGTTTGAACTTACCGAGCGTTTTGTTGAAAATGAATGGGTAACCTTAGTGGTAACCAAAAAAGGAAATGAATAA
- the hisH gene encoding imidazole glycerol phosphate synthase subunit HisH: MIGIVDYNMGNLASVKNAFDLLGEKVIVESDPDKLRTYDRIILPGVGAFGDAMEHLNARGMDAAVREYAASGKYLLGICLGMQLLFDSSEEFGISEGLGLIKGRVVAFDTSRFSTPLKVPHMGWNRMFTKNHPLFEGLDEAHYLYFVHSYHALCASDDDSIGESVYGYRFTSAIAHENVMGIQPHPEKSHQNGLSILKNFINL; the protein is encoded by the coding sequence TTGATAGGAATAGTCGATTATAACATGGGCAATCTCGCCAGTGTCAAAAATGCTTTTGATTTGCTGGGAGAGAAAGTGATCGTAGAGTCGGATCCCGATAAACTGCGTACCTACGACCGTATAATCTTGCCGGGTGTCGGAGCGTTCGGGGATGCGATGGAACATTTAAACGCACGGGGAATGGATGCTGCAGTACGTGAATATGCCGCCAGCGGAAAATATTTGCTGGGTATTTGTTTGGGAATGCAGCTTTTGTTTGATTCGAGTGAAGAGTTCGGAATTAGCGAAGGGCTGGGATTAATAAAAGGTCGAGTGGTCGCATTCGACACCAGCCGCTTTTCAACACCGCTTAAAGTCCCGCATATGGGATGGAACCGTATGTTTACCAAAAATCACCCGTTGTTTGAGGGATTGGATGAAGCACACTACCTTTATTTTGTCCACTCGTATCATGCATTGTGTGCCTCGGATGATGATAGTATCGGAGAGAGTGTCTACGGATACCGTTTTACGAGTGCCATCGCCCATGAAAACGTGATGGGGATTCAGCCCCATCCTGAGAAAAGCCATCAAAACGGTCTTAGTATTCTCAAAAATTTTATTAATCTCTAA
- the hisA gene encoding 1-(5-phosphoribosyl)-5-[(5-phosphoribosylamino)methylideneamino]imidazole-4-carboxamide isomerase — MTIFPAIDLKDGKAVRLTKGLMDSAKVYSDTPWELVKTFEEMGASWVHLVDLNGAFAGEPKNLEQIRAIRENCNVKLQLGGGIRDEATIQRYLDLGIDRLILGSIALRDPEFVKAMAAKYPIVVGIDAIDGYVAVEGWGEVSTMKATDLARAFADAGVEAIICTDVGRDGTLSGVNVDFTLEISRASSIPTIASGGVKDEGDIEALLKSGEVSGVIVGKAFYEGRIDLKKFF; from the coding sequence ATGACTATTTTTCCGGCAATCGATCTTAAAGACGGCAAAGCGGTACGTCTGACCAAAGGGCTAATGGATAGCGCCAAAGTGTACTCCGATACTCCGTGGGAACTGGTTAAAACCTTTGAAGAGATGGGTGCATCATGGGTCCATCTTGTCGATTTGAACGGTGCGTTTGCCGGAGAGCCTAAAAATTTGGAACAAATCCGTGCTATTCGTGAAAATTGCAATGTCAAACTCCAGCTGGGAGGAGGGATTCGGGATGAAGCAACCATTCAGCGTTATCTTGACCTTGGAATTGACCGATTGATATTGGGATCAATCGCACTCCGTGATCCGGAGTTTGTTAAAGCAATGGCGGCAAAATATCCGATAGTCGTAGGAATTGATGCGATTGACGGGTATGTTGCCGTTGAGGGATGGGGTGAAGTGAGTACGATGAAGGCGACGGATTTAGCCCGTGCGTTTGCCGATGCGGGTGTAGAAGCGATTATTTGCACCGATGTGGGACGCGACGGTACACTTTCCGGGGTAAATGTCGATTTTACCCTTGAAATTTCCAGAGCATCCTCAATTCCGACGATTGCGAGCGGCGGTGTGAAAGATGAAGGCGATATTGAAGCATTGCTTAAAAGCGGCGAAGTATCCGGTGTTATCGTCGGGAAAGCGTTTTATGAGGGGCGAATTGATCTCAAAAAGTTTTTTTAA